One genomic segment of Methanocorpusculum sp. includes these proteins:
- a CDS encoding ATP-grasp domain-containing protein encodes MNVLIAEYTSVHDPVLAPEGKAMVSALKKSFETLGHSVVMPSGSDFDSEIARLAPDCAYGLVIAPDEYLAKYTHTLELATHNIGSDSTSIAVCASKRLSGKLLAKVGIDVPAEVPADYPGKRVIKPVKGAGSVGVRIAKDGELPGAGEMSVEYLEGDHYSVSIVGSRVVGEACGFYSGLPPVFLTINRQFCEVGTDGNFVYKGGETPVHPPREAEMIEVAKKAIETLGGQGYVGLDMVVGEKIWVVDVNPRPTMSLLGIVHVIEEEIADVLLKATVGLPPECIHYNGKTAKFDDVGGVTVE; translated from the coding sequence ATGAACGTTCTCATCGCCGAATATACCTCAGTTCACGATCCGGTTCTCGCTCCTGAGGGAAAAGCCATGGTTTCTGCTCTGAAAAAGAGTTTTGAAACCTTAGGGCATTCAGTTGTGATGCCGTCCGGAAGCGATTTTGATTCAGAGATCGCCCGTCTGGCTCCAGATTGTGCTTACGGTCTGGTCATTGCTCCGGATGAATATCTCGCAAAATATACGCATACACTTGAGCTTGCTACGCATAATATTGGCTCTGACAGTACGTCCATTGCCGTCTGTGCGAGCAAACGTCTTTCAGGGAAACTTCTTGCGAAGGTCGGCATTGATGTGCCGGCTGAAGTTCCAGCTGATTATCCCGGCAAGCGTGTCATCAAACCAGTCAAAGGAGCTGGCTCGGTCGGCGTTCGCATTGCAAAAGACGGAGAACTTCCCGGAGCGGGTGAGATGTCTGTTGAGTATCTCGAAGGAGATCATTATAGTGTAAGTATCGTTGGCAGCAGGGTTGTTGGAGAAGCCTGCGGATTTTACAGCGGCCTCCCTCCGGTTTTTCTGACAATCAACCGTCAGTTCTGCGAGGTAGGGACGGATGGTAACTTTGTCTACAAAGGCGGCGAAACGCCAGTTCATCCGCCACGTGAGGCCGAGATGATCGAGGTCGCCAAAAAAGCGATCGAAACTCTTGGCGGTCAGGGGTATGTTGGTCTTGACATGGTTGTCGGCGAAAAGATCTGGGTAGTTGACGTAAATCCCCGGCCGACAATGAGTCTCCTTGGGATCGTGCATGTTATCGAAGAGGAAATCGCCGATGTTCTTCTGAAAGCAACGGTCGGTTTACCTCCTGAATGCATCCACTATAACGGCAAAACCGCAAAATTCGATGATGTAGGCGGGGTAACTGTAGAGTGA
- a CDS encoding hydantoinase/oxoprolinase family protein, whose amino-acid sequence MIGIDVGGANLKIVDEHGVHIHYCPLWKESDLAEIVSAYASADNAAVVMSGELADGFFNKTEGISFIVDAVRQTFPDAVFYGTDAKFHTQACPELAAANWLASVDLLRRTYPNGMMLDIGSTTADIVPFARFDKLINLTDTLRLQAGYLVYTGMLRTPVATLANSAEIDGVKTPFSTEYFACSGDAHFVLGHIGSDEYSSATPDGKEVSRDACLRRLARTVCADLEEIGEQGAVKIAEAFWTAQKNLVCSAVEKAGKDARADVILVGGIGSPTFAPLVGGIDLTAALGIPADALPAYAVREIAGFSQI is encoded by the coding sequence GTGATCGGTATTGACGTCGGAGGTGCCAACCTCAAAATCGTTGACGAACACGGCGTCCACATTCACTATTGTCCGCTCTGGAAGGAATCTGATCTGGCAGAGATCGTCAGTGCCTATGCATCTGCCGACAATGCTGCTGTCGTAATGAGTGGAGAACTTGCCGATGGTTTTTTCAATAAAACCGAAGGTATCTCATTCATTGTCGATGCCGTCAGGCAAACATTTCCTGACGCTGTTTTTTACGGGACCGATGCAAAATTCCATACCCAAGCATGTCCGGAACTTGCAGCTGCAAACTGGCTTGCCTCTGTCGATCTTCTTCGAAGAACTTATCCGAATGGAATGATGCTGGATATCGGCAGTACAACCGCAGATATCGTCCCTTTTGCCCGGTTTGATAAACTTATCAATTTGACCGATACTCTTCGTCTTCAGGCGGGATATCTCGTTTATACTGGAATGCTTAGAACACCGGTCGCTACTCTTGCAAATTCTGCGGAGATCGACGGGGTCAAGACCCCGTTCTCTACCGAATATTTTGCCTGTTCAGGGGACGCCCATTTTGTTCTTGGACACATCGGTTCCGATGAATATTCATCCGCCACACCTGACGGAAAAGAAGTTTCACGCGATGCCTGCCTTAGACGTCTTGCCCGAACTGTCTGTGCTGATCTGGAAGAGATTGGGGAACAGGGTGCTGTAAAAATTGCCGAAGCCTTCTGGACTGCTCAAAAGAATCTTGTCTGCAGTGCAGTGGAAAAAGCTGGAAAGGATGCACGAGCCGATGTCATCCTTGTCGGCGGTATCGGTTCTCCGACCTTTGCTCCGCTTGTCGGCGGTATCGATCTTACGGCTGCACTGGGAATCCCTGCAGATGCTTTACCGGCATATGCCGTACGAGAGATAGCGGGTTTTTCTCAGATATAA